Proteins encoded in a region of the Scomber scombrus chromosome 16, fScoSco1.1, whole genome shotgun sequence genome:
- the LOC133996936 gene encoding LOW QUALITY PROTEIN: heat shock factor protein 1-like (The sequence of the model RefSeq protein was modified relative to this genomic sequence to represent the inferred CDS: deleted 1 base in 1 codon), translating into MELSGGATAGAVLTGSNVPAFLTKLWTLVEDPETDPLICWSPSGTSFHVFDQARFSKEVLPKFFKHNNMASFIRQLNMYGFRKVVHIEQGGLVKPERDDTEFQHPFFIRGQEHLLENIKRKVTTVSAVRQEEVKISTDDMNKILTDVQLMKGKQETIDSRIMAMKHENEALWREVASLRQKHVQQQKVVNKLIQFLVSLVQSNRIMGVKRKLPLMLNDSGSAHSMPKYSRPFSLEHMQAAASLFSADSPVTSGPIISDITEVATPSEEGVVSDWTDTRESQSNVKEEPSSPDVEVCSVQEGGTTLVDTPLSPTTFINSILQENETQPVHITSTASPGPVSPVVVVSQTSTGPLPPAQTSQSPASFPTLNTATSPASLQQKCQTVACIEKGELSDHVEIIDNSLENLQNVLSFDTSPLFEFFSSCPSADFDLDSLDTLLSDEAPKGSDESNTGKQLVHYHPYSLNQSVGPTCPWRRSLS; encoded by the exons AGTGGAACCAGCTTTCACGTGTTTGATCAGGCTCGGTTCTCCAAAGAAGTTCTACCAAAGTTcttcaaacacaacaacatggcAAGTTTCATCCGGCAGCTGAATATGT ATGGGTTCCGTAAGGTGGTCCACATAGAACAGGGGGGTTTGGTGAAACCAGAGAGAGACGACACAGAGTTCCAACATCCGTTCTTCATCAGAGGACAAGAACACCTGCTGGAGAACATCAAGCGCAAAGTTACTACC GTGTCGGCGGTGCGACAGGAAGAAGTAAAGATCTCTACGGACGACATGAACAAGATCCTGACAGACGTGCAGCTCATGAAAGGCAAACAGGAAACCATCGACTCCAGAATCATGGCCATGAAACA TGAGAACGAGGCTCTGTGGAGAGAGGTGGCCAGCCTGAGACAGAAACACGTTCAGCAGCAGAAGGTCGTCAACAAG ctgatCCAGTTCCTGGTTTCTCTCGTCCAATCCAACAGGATCATGGGAGTCAAGAGAAAACT GCCTCTGATGCTGAATGACTCTGGCTCCGCCCACTCCATGCCGAAATACAGCAGGCCGTTCTCATTGGAGCACATGCAG gctgCTGCCAGTCTGTTCTCAGCAGACTCACCTGTCACCTCTGGACCAATCATCTCTGACATCACAGAGGTGGCCACCCCGTCAGAGGAGGGAGTGGTCAGTGATTGGACGGATACAAG AGAGAGCCAATCGAACGTCAAGGAGGAGCCATCCAGTCCTGATGTGGAGGTGTGTTCTGTTCAGGAGGGCGGAACTACACTTGTAGACACGCCCCTGTCCCCCACCACCTTCATCAACTCCATCCTGCAAGAGAACGAGACGCAGCCGGTCCACATCACCTCCACCGCCAGTCCTGGACCAG TCAGTCCTGTTGTTGTGGTGAGCCAGACCTCCACTGGGCCACTTCCACCTGCT CAAACCAGCCAATCAcctgcctcctttcctaccCTGAATACTGCCACCAGCCCCGCATCACTTCAGCAGAAATGTCAGACCGTCGCCTGTATTGAAAA GGGTGAACTATCAGATCATGTTGAGATTATTGACAACAGTCTTGAAAACCTTCAAAACGTCTTGAGCTTTGACACATCCCCACTGTTTgag TTTTTCAGCTCCTGTCCGTCTGCAGACTTCGACCTCGACAGTTTGGACACT CTGCTGTCTGACGAAGCTCCAAAAGGAAGTGATGAAAGcaacacag GGAAGCAGCTGGTGCACTACCACCCTTACAGTCTGAACCAATCAGTGGGGCCGACCTGTCCCTGGAGGCGGAGCCTTTCTTAA
- the bop1 gene encoding LOW QUALITY PROTEIN: ribosome biogenesis protein bop1 (The sequence of the model RefSeq protein was modified relative to this genomic sequence to represent the inferred CDS: inserted 2 bases in 2 codons; deleted 7 bases in 6 codons) has translation MIHPVTNRPADKRSFIPSLIEKEKVSKLVHAIKMGWIKPRRKQDDSKGRYYDLWANEDSSILARHRMHLPAPKTPLPGHQESYNPPPEYLFTDEERALWEQQDPIDRKLPFVPQRFSSLRQVPAFPRFIHERFERCLDLYLCPRQRKMRVNVNPEDLIPNLPKPKDLQPFPTTQSLVYRGHSGLVRSISVSPSGQWLASGSDDGSIRFWEVCSSRCMKTVQVGGAVKSVTWNPNPSVCLLAVALDSVVLILSPCLADRQXVSASERLLIGQQEADTTEGAGPVTWSETEGEELNQGIRLKIQHPKAVHQVQWHAKGDYLASVMPDHSSHLQVFIHQMSKSAQPEPLRKNKGLVQCVSFHPIRPYFFVATQRSVTDLQSVKQEMTKKLQANSKWISSMAVHPGGDHVICGSYDCRLSWFDLDLSTXPYKMLRHHKKAVRAVAFHRLYPLFASASDDGSVIVCHGTVYNDLLQNPLIVPVKVLKGHAMTHDLGVLDVTFHPTQPWIFSSGSDATIRLFT, from the exons ATGATTCATCCCGTCACCAACAGACCGGCAGACAAACGCAGTTTCATC CCGTCTCTGATAGAGAAGGAGAAG gTGTCTAAGCTGGTCCATGCTATAAAGATGGGATGGATTAAACCTCGCAGGAAGCAGGATGACAGTAAGGGGCGGTACTACGACCTGTGGGCC AATGAGGACTCTTCAATTCTGGCCAGACACAGGATGCACCTGCCTGCTCCCAAAACCCCCCTACCTGGCCACCAGGAGTCCTACAAC CCACCACCTGAGTACCTGTTCACCGACGAGGAg CGGGCTCTGTGGGAGCAGCAA GATCCGATAGACAGGAAGCTTCCGTTTGTTCCTCAGAGGTTCTCCAGCCTGCGTCAGGTTCCCGCGTTCCCTCGGTTCATCCACGAGCGTTTCGAGCGCTGCCTCGACCTTTACCTGTGTCCCCGCCAGAGGAAGATGAGG GTAAACGTGAATCCAGAAGATCTGATTCCAAACCTCCCCAAACCCAAAGACCTGCAGCCGTTCCCCACCACACAGTCCCTG gtgtatCGGGGTCACAGTGGTCTGGTTCGGTCCATCAGTGTGTCC CCATCAGGACAGTGGCTTGCATCAG gcagtGATGACGGCTCCATCAGGTTCTGGGAGGTTTGTTCGTCTCGCTGCATGAAGACGGTCCAGGTGGGC GGAGCCGTGAAGAGTGTCACCTGGAACCCAAACCCGTCTGTCTGCCTGCTGGCTGTCGCCCT GGACTCGGTGGTGCTGATCCTGTCTCCCTGTCTGGCAGACAGAC TAGTGTCAGCATCAGAGCGTCTCCTGATTGGTCAGCAGGAGGCAGATACCACAGAGGGGGCGGGGCCTGTTACCTGGAGCGAGACTGAAGGGGAGGAGCTTAACCAGGGGATCCGCCTTAAAATACAACATCCCAAA GCCGTCCACCAGGTGCAGTGGCACGCTAAAGGAGACTACCTGGCGTCGGTGATGCCGGATCACTCCAGCCACCTGCAGGTGTTCATCCACCAGATGAGCAAGAGTGCGCAGCCAGAACCCCTCAGGAAGAACAAGGGCCTGGTCCAGTGCGTATCCTTCCACCCCATCCGGCCCTACTTCTTTGTGGCTACGCAGCGCTCGGTCACGGATCTACAATCTGTGAAGCAGGAAATGACCAAGAAGCTGCAGGCCAACTCCAAGTGGATCTCCAGCATGGCCGTCCATCCTGGAG gtgatcATGTGATCTGTGGCAGTTATGACTGCAGGCTCAGCTGGTTCGATCTCGATCTCTCAA AACCTTACAAGATGTTACG GCACCATAAGAAGGCAGTGAGAGCCGTAGCGTTCCACAGACTGTATCCACTGTTCGCTTCAGCTTCTGATGATGGATCTGTGATCGTCTGTCACGGCACCGTCTAcaa tgatCTGCTGCAGAACCCTCTGATAGTTCCTGTGAAGGTTCTGAAAGGTCATGCGATGACCCATGACCTCGGCGTTCTGGACGTGACCTTTCACCCCACGCAGCCGTGGATCTTCTCGTCGGGATCGGACGCCACCATCCGTCTCTTCACCTAG